One region of Rhodocaloribacter litoris genomic DNA includes:
- the tssI gene encoding type VI secretion system tip protein TssI/VgrG — MPIAKRSEAARFLFESSALDKEALFPVRFRGYEEISRPYRFEIDLVSDDPHIDLAAVTGQPATLHLQRIGDGFEHFRPIHGIVVDFQLLQSQEGYAAYRAELVPRLWLASLAHRSRIFKDMTVPEIVREVLAPYDVKPEFSLAESYPPREYCVQYRESDLNFVSRLLEFEGLSYFFRHEEGSEVLLISDKPDAFAPIEVQEEIPFHQGYRVPRELNEKVEELVCRERLVSSHVILQDYNYRTPDTDLRAETRPDGQPEAVYYEYGDHYKDPGAGKRLARVRHEEIACQRRVLHGRSTCAGMQAGYTFTLKGHTRDDLNQEFLLLRVEHEGRQFGFMGKEYETFFSDTPDAGTGPRISYGNTFRCIPASIPFRPPRLTPKPRVHGVMTATVIGDGGGYAALDEHGRYWAQMHFDLENKGSRPIRMVQPYTGKGHAGFHLPPHPGTEMLWACIDGDPDRPYAIGSGPNPNNPAPVTSENNSQHIFRTTSDNLLFIEDRQEMERITLYTPRFNSLLSLGDKHAGNEGCTLTTEEKTLIHGGKGIGLHAPKDGLFISAWPAFGDGNIGTQINAALPLATAIIGAATGKFIDSADSPFGKVVRMVKKANDLWSKASLAAKAQKFFGEENIYTKFFDQFGTPGIFATAQGGIDFVNAEGFTIVTGGGYTLLTPAEVKLMAADDIGLSSGASVSVYARHGHIQMVADTKDILMKAVTSNVVSRAKKGIVHSAGSSIYLRAGDVTDDLKRKTLGSIGKDIVGKFKKKEPEKKVEYELPPTDGDCRIQLNAKDGIYLNAENGEVIIQSQQKEIALAGDKLALAGENGVEIYDDKKQIELTCGQASIILKKSGEITIKGMKITIEADQTLTLKGGMAVNVNTDGKVTTQGNMVESNGKAVHIVKGGIVKIN, encoded by the coding sequence ATGCCGATAGCCAAACGCTCCGAAGCAGCCCGTTTTCTGTTCGAGTCCAGTGCGCTCGACAAGGAGGCCCTCTTTCCCGTCCGGTTCCGGGGCTACGAGGAGATCTCCCGGCCGTACCGGTTCGAGATCGACCTGGTCTCGGACGATCCCCACATCGACCTGGCGGCCGTGACGGGCCAGCCCGCCACGCTGCATCTGCAGCGCATCGGCGACGGCTTCGAACATTTCCGCCCGATCCATGGGATCGTCGTGGACTTCCAGTTGCTCCAGAGCCAGGAAGGGTACGCCGCCTACCGGGCGGAGCTGGTACCCCGGCTGTGGCTGGCCTCGCTCGCCCACCGCAGCCGGATCTTCAAGGACATGACGGTGCCGGAGATCGTCCGCGAGGTGCTGGCGCCCTACGACGTCAAGCCCGAGTTCAGCCTGGCCGAGTCGTACCCGCCGCGCGAGTATTGCGTGCAGTACCGGGAGTCGGACCTGAACTTCGTCAGCCGGCTGCTGGAGTTCGAGGGGCTCTCCTACTTCTTCCGGCACGAGGAAGGCAGCGAGGTGCTCCTGATCTCGGACAAGCCGGATGCCTTTGCCCCGATCGAGGTGCAGGAGGAGATCCCGTTCCATCAGGGTTACCGGGTGCCCCGCGAGCTGAACGAGAAAGTCGAGGAGCTGGTGTGCCGCGAGCGCCTCGTCAGCAGCCACGTCATCCTGCAGGACTACAACTACCGGACCCCCGACACGGACCTGCGTGCGGAGACGCGCCCGGACGGCCAGCCGGAGGCGGTCTACTATGAATACGGCGATCACTACAAAGACCCCGGCGCCGGGAAACGACTCGCCCGGGTGCGGCACGAGGAAATCGCCTGCCAGCGCCGCGTGCTCCACGGCCGGAGCACCTGTGCCGGGATGCAGGCCGGCTATACCTTCACCCTGAAGGGCCATACCCGGGACGACCTGAACCAGGAGTTCCTCCTCCTCCGCGTCGAGCACGAAGGCCGGCAGTTCGGGTTCATGGGAAAGGAATACGAAACCTTCTTCTCGGACACCCCGGACGCCGGCACCGGGCCGCGCATCAGCTACGGCAACACGTTCCGGTGCATCCCGGCGAGCATTCCCTTCCGCCCGCCCCGCCTTACGCCCAAGCCGCGGGTCCACGGCGTCATGACGGCCACGGTCATCGGGGACGGCGGCGGCTACGCCGCCCTGGACGAGCACGGCCGGTACTGGGCGCAGATGCACTTCGACCTGGAAAACAAAGGCTCCCGCCCCATCCGCATGGTCCAGCCCTACACGGGCAAGGGCCACGCCGGCTTCCACCTGCCGCCCCACCCCGGCACCGAGATGCTCTGGGCCTGTATCGACGGCGACCCGGACCGGCCCTACGCCATCGGCTCGGGGCCCAACCCGAACAACCCCGCCCCGGTCACCAGCGAGAACAACTCGCAGCACATCTTCCGCACCACCTCGGACAACCTCCTCTTCATCGAGGACCGGCAGGAGATGGAGCGGATCACCCTCTACACGCCGCGTTTCAACAGCCTGCTCTCGCTGGGCGACAAGCACGCGGGCAACGAGGGCTGTACCCTCACGACCGAGGAGAAGACGCTCATCCACGGCGGCAAGGGCATCGGCCTGCACGCCCCGAAGGATGGCCTGTTCATCTCCGCCTGGCCGGCCTTCGGCGACGGCAACATCGGGACGCAGATCAACGCCGCGCTGCCCCTGGCCACCGCGATCATCGGCGCCGCCACCGGCAAGTTCATCGACAGCGCCGACAGCCCGTTCGGGAAGGTCGTCCGGATGGTCAAAAAGGCGAACGACCTCTGGAGCAAGGCCTCGCTGGCCGCCAAAGCGCAGAAGTTTTTCGGGGAGGAAAACATCTACACGAAGTTCTTCGACCAGTTCGGCACGCCGGGCATCTTCGCCACGGCCCAGGGCGGGATCGACTTCGTCAATGCCGAGGGCTTCACCATCGTCACCGGCGGCGGCTATACCCTCCTGACGCCGGCCGAGGTCAAGCTCATGGCGGCGGACGACATCGGGCTCTCGAGCGGGGCCAGCGTCTCGGTCTACGCACGCCACGGCCACATCCAGATGGTGGCGGACACGAAAGACATCCTGATGAAAGCCGTCACGAGCAACGTCGTCAGCCGGGCCAAGAAGGGCATCGTCCACTCGGCCGGAAGCTCGATCTACCTCCGCGCGGGCGACGTCACGGACGACCTGAAGCGCAAGACGCTCGGCAGTATCGGCAAGGACATCGTCGGCAAGTTCAAGAAGAAGGAACCCGAGAAAAAGGTCGAGTACGAACTGCCGCCGACCGACGGGGACTGCCGCATCCAGCTCAACGCGAAGGACGGGATCTACCTGAATGCCGAGAACGGGGAGGTCATCATCCAGTCCCAGCAGAAGGAGATCGCCCTGGCCGGCGACAAGCTTGCGCTGGCCGGCGAGAACGGCGTGGAGATCTACGACGACAAGAAGCAGATCGAGCTGACGTGCGGCCAGGCCAGTATCATCCTGAAGAAGAGCGGGGAGATCACGATCAAGGGCATGAAGATCACCATCGAGGCCGACCAGACCCTCACCCTCAAGGGAGGTATGGCCGTCAACGTCAACACCGACGGCAAGGTCACCACACAGGGCAACATGGTCGAGTCGAACGGGAAGGCCGTTCACATCGTCAAGGGAGGGATTGTCAAGATCAACTAG
- a CDS encoding PAAR domain-containing protein — MPFPAATVTSSMMHGPPLLGPGYPTVLIGGKPAWRVGDQHTCPVPNAPPPAGPGTPHGPGLTAPPGTITVLVGGPPLARVTSQVMEPGAVVPPMVANPILMGVVTVIVP; from the coding sequence ATGCCGTTTCCTGCTGCCACCGTTACTTCGAGCATGATGCACGGCCCCCCGCTGCTGGGGCCTGGCTACCCGACCGTCCTCATCGGCGGCAAACCGGCCTGGCGGGTGGGCGACCAGCACACCTGTCCGGTGCCGAACGCGCCGCCGCCGGCCGGGCCCGGCACGCCGCACGGCCCGGGCCTCACTGCGCCGCCCGGCACCATCACGGTGCTCGTCGGCGGGCCGCCGCTCGCCCGCGTGACTTCCCAGGTCATGGAGCCGGGCGCCGTCGTGCCGCCGATGGTAGCCAACCCGATTCTGATGGGGGTCGTCACGGTGATCGTCCCCTGA
- a CDS encoding DUF6531 domain-containing protein, whose translation MFLRVDVATGETVYHAVDLQLPGAIPVELARAYRSGQAQEAGLFGAGWRSSLEVALEVGHEAITFRQAGRRPTVFTPIDVGVQAVHAETGLVLQHHPDAYVVFRSPRARYVFPKSQGRGGTLYPERIEDPYGNHVQFVYAGTRPLRLIDAEGRQVHFSYDGNRIAAVQVTDGREVVRRRTYRYDFHGDLVAVEDGAGRVWRFEYQSHLLVACTDRLGGRQYAQYDADRRCIAIWQADGSAVRHLAYDEVRQATLVLDTGGYQTIYQHAAPDCVLGRVDPESREQFFYYDEQGGLAGFSGEGGRVITFQRWNREERTFTRVDDETSFLLLQLDGQGLATEAEDAYGHRYGYTYDAQGGLVRFTLPSGVAWTFERDRQGRLVQVLSPEGRRVRLAYGRDGRTRTVADDLGERFSARYDLLGRLVERVDASGRRQQRQYDSEGRLTGLAVGGYRLQFTYDAEGHLLAVADSEGRRAAFRYDAFGRMRTWTDPEGRQGQVEYDRDGHVVRMVDGQGRVLDARPGREAVPPAPDVAFGPSGELRVAVRGDETLLFHYDPDGRLVQLQGDDRAVSFSYDGDGNLQAVEDAAGRRIRLAYDPRGRLVRVTDPAGRDLHLAYDDDDRLASLQRPGGERLVFRYDALDRLVERTGASGDETHTFRFGDAPPRSLCTTELDLPAAATDSGDGGTVWASLVQGRYGLVWLAAFGPWWIPVWWQDAACDGGGTTDAMGRLAAWCLEGPDAPRTCAGHRSAGDVLRWWQRAARPSDPFDLPAVPDLRAPLWMAAELSRFLLRRSCYDVHHPQDAPFFLPRPREDSLRSPDPLVTGAHRYGYLKPGGWSRAHPAGLLRNGQPPVELVLQPLGG comes from the coding sequence ATGTTCCTTCGCGTCGATGTTGCCACCGGCGAGACGGTCTATCACGCGGTGGACCTCCAGCTCCCCGGCGCCATCCCGGTGGAACTGGCGCGGGCGTACCGCAGCGGGCAGGCACAGGAGGCCGGGCTGTTCGGTGCGGGGTGGCGGTCGAGCCTGGAGGTCGCGCTCGAGGTCGGGCACGAGGCGATCACGTTCCGGCAGGCCGGGCGGCGGCCCACCGTCTTCACCCCGATCGACGTGGGGGTGCAGGCCGTTCATGCCGAGACGGGCCTCGTCCTTCAGCACCACCCGGATGCATACGTGGTCTTTCGCTCCCCCCGGGCCCGGTACGTTTTCCCGAAGTCGCAGGGCCGGGGCGGCACGCTCTATCCGGAACGGATCGAGGATCCGTACGGGAACCACGTGCAGTTCGTCTACGCCGGCACGCGGCCCCTCCGCCTGATCGATGCCGAAGGGCGGCAGGTACATTTCTCCTACGACGGGAACCGGATCGCCGCCGTGCAGGTGACCGACGGCCGCGAGGTCGTCCGGCGACGCACCTACCGTTATGACTTCCACGGGGATCTGGTTGCCGTCGAGGACGGGGCGGGACGGGTATGGCGCTTCGAGTACCAGAGTCACCTGCTCGTCGCCTGTACGGATCGGCTCGGCGGGCGACAGTACGCCCAGTATGACGCGGACCGGCGCTGCATCGCGATCTGGCAGGCGGACGGGTCGGCCGTCCGCCACCTCGCCTACGACGAGGTCCGCCAGGCCACCCTGGTGCTCGACACCGGCGGGTATCAGACGATCTATCAGCATGCCGCTCCCGACTGCGTGCTGGGGCGGGTCGATCCGGAGAGCCGGGAGCAGTTCTTTTACTATGACGAGCAGGGAGGGCTGGCCGGCTTCTCGGGCGAGGGCGGCCGCGTGATCACCTTCCAGCGGTGGAACCGGGAGGAACGGACCTTCACCCGGGTCGACGACGAGACGTCGTTCCTGCTGCTGCAACTCGACGGGCAGGGCCTGGCGACGGAGGCCGAGGATGCCTACGGCCACCGCTACGGGTACACGTACGATGCGCAGGGTGGGCTCGTCCGGTTCACGCTGCCCTCGGGCGTCGCCTGGACGTTCGAACGGGACCGGCAGGGCCGGCTCGTGCAGGTCCTCAGCCCCGAAGGGCGCCGTGTACGCCTGGCCTACGGCCGGGACGGGCGCACCCGCACCGTGGCCGACGACCTCGGCGAGCGGTTCTCGGCCCGGTACGACCTGCTGGGGCGGCTCGTCGAACGGGTGGACGCCTCGGGGCGCCGGCAGCAACGCCAGTATGATTCCGAGGGGCGCCTCACCGGCCTCGCGGTCGGCGGCTACCGGCTCCAGTTCACCTACGACGCCGAAGGACACCTGCTTGCCGTGGCCGACAGCGAGGGCCGCAGGGCGGCCTTCCGCTATGATGCCTTCGGCCGGATGCGCACCTGGACCGATCCGGAAGGGCGACAGGGGCAGGTCGAGTACGACCGGGACGGGCACGTGGTCCGTATGGTCGACGGGCAGGGGCGCGTCCTCGATGCCCGGCCCGGCCGCGAAGCGGTCCCTCCGGCCCCGGACGTCGCCTTCGGTCCCTCGGGCGAGTTGCGCGTGGCGGTTCGCGGCGACGAGACCCTGCTCTTTCACTACGACCCCGATGGTCGCCTCGTACAGCTTCAGGGGGACGACCGGGCCGTCTCCTTCTCCTACGACGGCGACGGCAACCTGCAGGCCGTCGAAGACGCGGCCGGGCGGCGCATACGACTGGCCTACGACCCCCGCGGGCGGCTCGTGCGGGTCACGGACCCGGCCGGGCGCGACCTGCACCTGGCCTATGACGACGACGACCGCCTCGCCTCCCTGCAACGACCCGGTGGCGAGCGGCTGGTCTTTCGATACGACGCGCTGGACCGCCTCGTCGAACGCACCGGGGCTTCCGGCGACGAAACGCACACGTTTCGGTTCGGCGATGCCCCCCCCCGAAGCCTGTGCACCACGGAACTCGACCTGCCCGCCGCCGCGACGGATTCCGGCGACGGCGGCACGGTGTGGGCCTCGCTCGTTCAGGGGCGCTACGGCCTGGTATGGCTTGCGGCGTTCGGGCCCTGGTGGATCCCGGTCTGGTGGCAGGACGCGGCGTGCGACGGCGGCGGCACGACCGACGCCATGGGCCGCCTGGCCGCCTGGTGCCTGGAGGGGCCCGATGCCCCGAGGACCTGCGCCGGGCACCGCTCCGCCGGCGACGTGTTGCGGTGGTGGCAACGGGCCGCCCGGCCGTCCGATCCTTTCGACCTGCCCGCCGTGCCGGACCTCCGCGCACCGCTGTGGATGGCCGCCGAGCTGAGCCGCTTCCTCCTGCGACGCTCCTGTTACGACGTGCATCATCCGCAGGATGCCCCTTTCTTCCTTCCCCGTCCCCGGGAAGACAGCCTCCGCTCGCCGGATCCACTGGTCACCGGGGCCCACCGGTACGGCTATCTGAAACCCGGCGGGTGGAGCCGGGCCCATCCGGCCGGTCTCCTCCGCAACGGGCAGCCCCCCGTGGAACTCGTGCTGCAACCCCTCGGCGGATGA
- a CDS encoding pentapeptide repeat-containing protein, translating to MMQAAGDIPPVMEQLRPGAVLPELDLRGQVLAELSLAGADLTGARLQGARLTHVDLRDADLSGADLAGAVIEGCLMDRARLRQVTLAGAVVRETSLGEADLRGAGLQGCTLAASYLEAARLAGCDATGASFQECFLGRATLARLQAPRADFRRAVLTEANLTEADFTGAVLSGAVLDRATAPGARFAGATLVMLYAPRADFSACDFSGACLSAAALQRAALPEALLVHVRADEARFDHADLRQARCLDADFSHAVFVGADLSGGQAARCNFFGADFLWARIDTFDHAKCEMEHARMPQAVRPKYGPAAQPPPVRPVPLYRRAATPEERRELVRRDVEDASSA from the coding sequence ATGATGCAGGCCGCAGGCGACATACCGCCCGTCATGGAGCAACTCCGGCCCGGTGCCGTGCTCCCGGAACTCGACCTGCGCGGGCAGGTGCTGGCCGAGCTCTCGCTTGCCGGCGCCGACCTCACGGGCGCCCGCCTGCAGGGGGCCCGCCTGACCCACGTCGACCTCCGGGATGCCGACCTGTCGGGGGCCGACCTGGCCGGGGCCGTGATCGAGGGATGCCTGATGGACCGGGCGCGGCTCCGACAGGTCACGCTGGCCGGGGCCGTCGTACGGGAGACGAGCCTGGGCGAAGCCGACCTCCGCGGCGCCGGCCTGCAGGGATGCACCCTGGCCGCCTCCTACCTGGAAGCCGCCCGGCTGGCCGGCTGCGACGCCACCGGCGCGAGCTTCCAGGAATGCTTCCTCGGCCGGGCCACCCTGGCGCGGCTGCAGGCTCCCCGTGCCGATTTCCGGCGCGCCGTGCTGACGGAAGCCAACCTGACCGAAGCCGACTTCACCGGCGCCGTCCTTTCGGGCGCCGTCCTGGACCGGGCCACGGCCCCCGGCGCCCGGTTCGCCGGCGCCACCCTGGTCATGCTCTATGCCCCCCGGGCCGACTTCTCCGCGTGCGACTTTTCCGGAGCCTGCCTGAGCGCCGCCGCCCTCCAGCGGGCCGCCCTGCCGGAAGCCCTGCTCGTCCACGTCCGGGCCGACGAGGCCCGCTTCGACCACGCCGACCTGCGCCAGGCCCGCTGCCTCGATGCCGACTTTTCACACGCCGTCTTCGTCGGCGCCGACCTCTCCGGCGGCCAGGCCGCCCGGTGCAACTTCTTCGGTGCCGACTTTCTCTGGGCACGGATCGACACCTTCGATCACGCGAAATGTGAGATGGAACATGCCCGGATGCCGCAGGCCGTGCGGCCGAAGTACGGGCCGGCGGCCCAGCCGCCCCCTGTGCGGCCCGTCCCGCTCTATCGCCGTGCCGCCACCCCCGAGGAGCGCCGGGAGCTCGTCCGAAGGGACGTGGAAGACGCGTCCTCCGCCTGA
- a CDS encoding DUF2169 family type VI secretion system accessory protein, with product MQLLNDTPLAHGLAVGLGPERRPCLAVIVKGTFELPGRPGDAPALAPEQLPVLTEDEFFDGDATGSLRLERDNVPFKPRADVVLVGTAYAPGGRPVRSLDVSVRVGRLQKIVRVFGDRHWMFPTRLVVVPLISDPEPFTEMPLRYEHAFGGFDRKAHKYFNLNYVGKGFLGKKTRESVDGRPLPNLEDPRRLISSWDDEPPPAGFGFYSPHCVPRIRYAGTERGYAQPHPLFGLAADFDPAFYNGAHPDLQAPGYLRGDEEVELVGVTPDGLRRFRLPNLHPAVSLRPVASGDEAAGPQPLPAPLDTLVFLPDEGVFYQVWRAVYPLGEVNDPAALEAALLGIAEVRIRLPGDGAGPPA from the coding sequence ATGCAACTGCTGAACGACACGCCTCTCGCCCATGGACTGGCCGTCGGGCTGGGGCCGGAGCGCCGGCCCTGCCTGGCCGTCATCGTGAAGGGCACGTTCGAACTGCCCGGTCGGCCCGGGGACGCTCCCGCGCTGGCTCCCGAACAGCTCCCCGTGCTCACCGAAGACGAGTTCTTCGACGGCGATGCCACCGGCAGCCTGCGCCTGGAGCGCGACAACGTTCCGTTCAAGCCGCGGGCCGACGTGGTGCTCGTGGGCACGGCCTACGCACCCGGCGGGCGCCCGGTCCGTTCCCTCGACGTATCGGTGCGGGTCGGCCGCCTCCAGAAGATCGTCCGCGTCTTCGGCGACCGGCACTGGATGTTCCCCACACGGCTGGTGGTGGTGCCGCTGATCAGTGACCCCGAGCCGTTCACCGAGATGCCGCTCCGGTATGAGCACGCCTTTGGCGGCTTCGACCGGAAAGCCCACAAATACTTCAACCTCAATTATGTGGGCAAGGGGTTCCTGGGGAAGAAGACGCGGGAATCCGTCGATGGCCGGCCGCTGCCCAACCTGGAGGATCCCCGCCGGCTGATCTCCTCGTGGGACGACGAGCCGCCGCCTGCCGGCTTCGGCTTCTACAGCCCGCACTGCGTTCCGCGGATCCGCTATGCCGGAACCGAGCGCGGCTACGCGCAGCCGCATCCCCTCTTCGGGCTGGCCGCCGACTTCGACCCGGCCTTCTACAACGGCGCCCATCCGGACCTGCAGGCGCCGGGCTACCTGCGCGGCGACGAGGAGGTCGAACTGGTGGGCGTGACGCCGGACGGCCTGCGGCGCTTCCGCCTGCCGAACCTGCACCCGGCCGTCTCGCTCCGCCCGGTCGCCTCCGGTGACGAGGCCGCCGGGCCGCAGCCCTTGCCCGCCCCGCTCGACACCCTCGTCTTTTTGCCGGACGAAGGGGTCTTCTACCAGGTCTGGCGCGCCGTCTACCCGCTGGGGGAGGTGAACGACCCGGCGGCCCTGGAGGCCGCCCTGCTCGGCATCGCCGAAGTGCGCATCCGGCTGCCGGGAGACGGTGCCGGGCCGCCCGCATAG